From the Leptospira biflexa serovar Patoc strain 'Patoc 1 (Paris)' genome, one window contains:
- a CDS encoding YbaB/EbfC family nucleoid-associated protein, whose amino-acid sequence MFDQMKQMREAFSQLGNIKEKQEELQKRLAQIRVTASAGAGMVEVTATADGTLTNLNINPIMFNADDKKMLEDLILSATNEVQRKAKETMAHEMKNVLGFNPSDFEGVFNQFQKDGGFPPV is encoded by the coding sequence ATTTTTGATCAAATGAAACAAATGCGGGAAGCTTTTTCGCAACTGGGTAACATCAAAGAAAAACAGGAAGAATTACAAAAACGATTGGCTCAAATCCGAGTCACTGCTTCCGCGGGGGCAGGTATGGTGGAGGTGACAGCAACTGCTGATGGAACCCTTACCAACTTAAATATTAACCCTATCATGTTCAATGCTGATGATAAAAAGATGTTAGAAGACCTGATCTTGTCCGCCACTAACGAAGTGCAGCGAAAAGCAAAAGAAACGATGGCGCATGAAATGAAAAATGTTTTAGGTTTCAATCCAAGTGATTTTGAAGGAGTCTTCAACCAATTTCAAAAGGATGGAGGGTTCCCACCTGTCTGA
- the recR gene encoding recombination mediator RecR: protein MEGSHLSDPQFQKLIQAFSSLPGIGKKSATRIGFHILRMDPSTFQSWINHIEEAKTKLRFCDDCGGLTEDSICSICLSDRRDNGILCVVEQPEDIFFIENTKEYSGKYHVLNGAISPLDGIGPEQLRIKQLMQRLDIGNIKEVLIATNPTLEGDATASYLSTVIKPMEIKITRIAHGITIGGTLEYSDQYTLGKAIKSRLTL from the coding sequence ATGGAGGGTTCCCACCTGTCTGATCCTCAATTCCAAAAACTCATCCAAGCTTTTTCGAGCCTACCTGGAATCGGAAAAAAAAGTGCAACTCGAATTGGATTTCATATCTTACGTATGGATCCATCTACCTTCCAATCTTGGATCAATCATATCGAAGAAGCAAAAACCAAACTTCGATTTTGTGATGACTGTGGTGGATTAACAGAAGATTCGATTTGTTCGATTTGTTTGTCAGACAGGCGAGATAATGGAATTTTATGTGTCGTGGAACAACCAGAAGATATTTTCTTTATAGAAAACACAAAGGAATACTCCGGTAAATACCATGTTCTAAATGGTGCTATCTCACCATTGGATGGAATTGGACCAGAACAATTACGTATCAAACAATTGATGCAACGTTTGGATATAGGAAATATCAAAGAAGTATTAATTGCTACAAATCCTACTCTTGAAGGGGACGCAACTGCATCTTATCTATCGACAGTCATTAAACCAATGGAAATTAAAATCACAAGGATAGCTCACGGGATTACTATTGGTGGAACGTTGGAATATTCCGACCAATACACTTTAGGTAAGGCAATTAAATCGAGACTGACGTTGTAA
- a CDS encoding substrate-binding periplasmic protein, translated as MSPLYRKFIWAFVSFTLFASTVLLGQTSPTLEKIRKTKTLTVSVNEFYDPFYIENPNEFYPGLDVELAQEYAKFLDVDLKIIPLRTFDQHARMLEKGDTQIAMAGISSSINRFRDVYFTDPYLVSTPAALVNRTALPPEPEGQIVTVQLFRNLNDLTNITGISYSVLANSSNHQFLREAFPKAQVFSYFTNEAALSELKKNNVNAFVADSFFIQALLQKDSSLLANYLPILGVVQEDHISMAVAKRDIEFLYNLNFFIKELKRTGKIQQLINKYFKSNKWVKKE; from the coding sequence ATGTCCCCTCTTTACCGTAAGTTCATTTGGGCTTTTGTCAGTTTCACACTATTTGCCTCAACAGTCTTGTTGGGTCAGACGAGTCCTACACTTGAAAAAATCCGAAAAACAAAAACTTTAACGGTATCGGTAAATGAATTTTATGACCCTTTTTACATTGAAAATCCAAACGAATTTTATCCAGGTCTTGATGTTGAATTAGCGCAAGAATACGCAAAATTTCTAGATGTAGATTTAAAAATCATTCCATTACGAACTTTCGATCAACATGCCAGAATGTTGGAAAAAGGTGACACTCAAATTGCAATGGCTGGGATCTCATCTTCCATCAACCGTTTTAGAGATGTATATTTTACAGATCCATATCTAGTTTCCACTCCGGCGGCACTGGTGAATCGTACAGCGCTCCCCCCAGAGCCTGAAGGTCAAATTGTAACGGTCCAATTATTTCGTAATTTAAATGACCTAACAAACATTACGGGAATCTCTTATTCTGTACTTGCAAATAGTTCGAACCATCAATTTTTGCGGGAAGCATTTCCGAAAGCACAGGTGTTTTCCTATTTCACAAATGAAGCTGCATTAAGCGAATTGAAGAAAAACAATGTAAATGCTTTTGTTGCTGATTCGTTTTTTATACAAGCTTTATTACAAAAAGATTCTTCTTTGCTCGCCAATTACTTACCAATTTTAGGCGTTGTGCAAGAAGACCATATCAGTATGGCTGTTGCCAAAAGAGATATTGAATTTTTATACAACCTAAATTTCTTTATTAAAGAATTGAAGCGAACAGGCAAAATCCAACAGTTAATCAATAAATATTTCAAATCCAACAAATGGGTGAAAAAAGAATAA
- a CDS encoding OmpA family protein translates to MKVLQFVLSFQFLCVFLNFSLLAQTNDTEGSLLVAPIQGPINSEFQEFGPTMTPDAKTLYFYSKRSNRGYTEIFKSNRKSDGSWDFPEEVSVLNSPFDDQSPFISRDGKTLLLSSNRDGSVEVSLPDGKVGISRDLYVSNWNGKDWSIPVALPSAINTEEIEENPHLLGDTLLFTRYPFGKPNLAKVYYSQFKNNQWTKPKLLPSPINDDYATIAAAFNDDGKILFFASNRPGGYGGFDLYMAKIEGETFTNIENLGSPINSPEDEAYIVFQQVKKTFLFCRRVDGKSFDIFTASVPKQENLVQKKLEETKKISLDSVYFERASSVLKSESSIPLDSIVDYLHENSDQKMKIIGHTDLTGTYDDNMVLSKERAESVKQYLVSKGVDPNRLVTEGKGPTQPMVQGTDEASSKKNRRTEFVLLNP, encoded by the coding sequence ATGAAAGTCTTACAATTTGTCCTTAGTTTCCAATTCCTCTGTGTTTTTTTGAATTTTTCCCTTCTTGCCCAAACAAACGATACCGAAGGATCTTTGTTAGTTGCGCCAATCCAAGGACCAATCAATTCAGAATTTCAGGAATTTGGACCAACAATGACACCTGATGCCAAAACATTATACTTCTATTCGAAAAGATCAAATCGAGGTTATACGGAGATATTCAAATCAAATCGGAAAAGTGACGGTAGCTGGGATTTTCCAGAAGAGGTGAGTGTTTTAAACTCTCCATTCGATGACCAAAGTCCCTTCATTTCTAGGGATGGAAAAACATTACTCCTTTCTTCCAATAGGGATGGTTCTGTTGAAGTGAGTTTACCTGATGGAAAGGTTGGGATCTCTAGAGATTTGTACGTTTCCAATTGGAATGGAAAAGATTGGTCGATTCCAGTAGCCTTGCCATCTGCCATTAATACGGAAGAGATAGAAGAAAATCCACACCTATTAGGGGACACTCTTCTTTTTACACGTTATCCATTTGGAAAACCAAATTTAGCAAAAGTATATTATAGCCAATTTAAAAATAACCAATGGACAAAACCTAAACTTTTGCCATCACCAATTAACGATGATTATGCAACCATTGCAGCAGCTTTTAATGATGATGGAAAGATTCTTTTTTTTGCATCAAACCGACCTGGCGGTTATGGTGGTTTTGATTTGTATATGGCAAAAATCGAGGGTGAAACCTTTACAAATATAGAAAACCTTGGATCACCAATTAACTCTCCTGAAGATGAAGCTTATATTGTTTTTCAACAGGTGAAAAAAACATTTTTGTTTTGTCGAAGAGTAGACGGTAAGTCATTTGATATCTTCACAGCGTCTGTTCCTAAACAAGAAAATTTAGTACAAAAGAAATTAGAGGAAACTAAAAAAATCTCTCTAGATTCTGTGTATTTTGAAAGAGCGTCTTCCGTATTAAAATCTGAATCCTCTATTCCACTTGATTCTATCGTGGACTATTTACACGAAAATTCAGATCAAAAAATGAAAATCATAGGTCATACTGATTTAACGGGTACATACGATGATAATATGGTTTTATCAAAAGAAAGGGCGGAATCCGTTAAACAGTATTTAGTCTCCAAAGGAGTGGATCCCAACCGATTGGTAACGGAAGGAAAAGGTCCAACCCAACCTATGGTCCAGGGGACAGATGAGGCTTCGTCTAAAAAAAATCGGCGAACTGAATTTGTCCTATTGAATCCATAA
- the serS gene encoding serine--tRNA ligase, protein MLDINRIVQNPEELLSTLQKRGVVSSDIEAKIKSVSEKQRILKLEVEELRAERNRVSKEIGIQKSQGKDITEISNSMKGVGDRIKSIEEELTKEEESLHELNLGLPNLLDPSVPEGKSEEDNVLIRQWGEIPKLSFEAKTHFDIGEKLGIFDFERGVKLSGARFYTYRGLGAKLERSLMNLMLDTHTSENGYEEMWVPVLVNDESMTATGQLPKFAEDFYRLEKDGLNLIPTAEVPLTNYYRDEIIQEKELPISVCAHTSCFRREAGSYGRDTRGLVRVHQFQKVELVKFVEPEKSGEAHEKMLQDAESILQKLKLPYRVMLLCSKDMSSASSKTYDIEVWMPGLGRFMEISSVSNFKDYQARRGKIRYKSKEGKNLLVHTLNGSGLAIGRTLAAVIENYQSEDGTFQIPDVLKPYIR, encoded by the coding sequence ATGCTTGATATCAATCGAATTGTTCAGAATCCAGAAGAGTTACTTTCCACCTTACAAAAACGTGGTGTAGTTTCTTCTGACATAGAAGCAAAGATCAAATCTGTTTCCGAAAAACAAAGAATACTCAAATTGGAAGTAGAGGAACTGCGTGCTGAACGAAACCGAGTCTCCAAAGAAATTGGAATCCAAAAATCGCAAGGAAAGGACATCACTGAAATTTCCAATTCGATGAAAGGTGTTGGCGACAGGATCAAATCCATTGAAGAAGAACTAACGAAAGAAGAAGAATCCTTACACGAGTTGAATTTGGGTTTACCAAACTTACTTGATCCATCTGTACCGGAGGGAAAATCGGAAGAGGACAATGTCCTCATCCGGCAATGGGGTGAAATTCCAAAACTTTCTTTCGAAGCAAAAACACATTTTGATATTGGTGAAAAATTAGGAATTTTCGATTTCGAACGCGGAGTGAAACTTTCTGGTGCAAGGTTTTACACCTATCGTGGGTTAGGTGCAAAATTAGAACGGTCATTGATGAACCTGATGCTTGATACTCATACTTCAGAAAATGGTTATGAAGAGATGTGGGTTCCTGTGCTTGTGAATGATGAATCCATGACTGCCACAGGTCAACTTCCCAAATTTGCAGAAGATTTTTATCGATTGGAAAAGGACGGCCTCAATCTCATTCCCACGGCGGAAGTTCCATTAACCAATTATTACCGCGATGAAATCATCCAAGAGAAAGAATTACCCATTTCCGTTTGTGCTCACACCTCATGTTTTAGACGGGAAGCGGGTTCTTATGGTAGAGACACAAGAGGTCTTGTAAGGGTCCATCAGTTTCAAAAAGTGGAACTTGTTAAATTTGTCGAACCAGAGAAATCAGGGGAAGCACATGAAAAGATGTTACAGGATGCAGAATCCATTTTGCAAAAATTAAAACTCCCGTATCGAGTGATGTTACTTTGTAGTAAGGATATGTCGAGTGCCTCCTCCAAAACCTATGATATCGAGGTATGGATGCCAGGACTAGGTCGATTTATGGAAATTTCTTCAGTTTCTAACTTCAAAGACTATCAAGCAAGACGCGGAAAAATTCGATACAAGTCAAAGGAAGGGAAAAACCTGCTCGTCCATACTTTGAATGGTTCTGGTCTTGCGATCGGTCGAACACTGGCAGCGGTGATCGAAAATTACCAATCCGAAGATGGAACCTTCCAAATTCCGGATGTACTAAAACCTTACATTCGTTAG
- a CDS encoding TatD family hydrolase — translation MGYSTIDTHCHLDIIREQGQSIEETLEKSRKVGVDRLVQIGIDLPSSNEAVRISETYSTNELQISYSIGCHPTETHEFPNADQILELAKSRMYDPKFSAIGEIGVDLYHDASTRSQQNDVLRKFLQFSSEYKLPVVIHSRDAFADTYEALKEYKTKAFGVIHCFTYDYEAAKQFVDLGYYISFSGIVTFKSATDIQEAAKKIPLESMLIETDAPFLSPMPHRGKRNDSSHLPFVLEKMFNLRTEPNAEVADRIYQNSIKFTERKAYHHA, via the coding sequence ATGGGATATTCGACAATAGACACACATTGCCACTTAGACATAATTCGAGAACAAGGACAAAGCATTGAAGAAACCCTGGAGAAATCCCGAAAAGTTGGAGTAGACCGACTGGTTCAAATTGGCATTGATTTACCAAGTTCGAACGAAGCTGTTCGTATATCAGAAACATATTCTACAAATGAATTACAAATATCCTATTCGATTGGTTGCCACCCAACAGAAACACATGAATTTCCAAACGCAGACCAAATCTTAGAGTTAGCCAAATCCCGAATGTATGATCCGAAATTTTCAGCAATTGGCGAAATTGGTGTCGATTTGTATCATGATGCGAGCACTCGTTCCCAACAAAACGATGTTCTGCGAAAGTTTTTACAGTTTTCATCTGAATATAAACTTCCAGTTGTGATCCACTCACGTGATGCCTTCGCGGATACTTATGAAGCTCTCAAAGAATATAAAACCAAAGCTTTTGGTGTGATCCATTGTTTTACTTATGATTATGAAGCTGCAAAACAATTTGTGGACCTTGGGTATTACATTTCTTTTTCAGGAATTGTGACGTTTAAATCAGCGACCGATATTCAGGAAGCAGCCAAAAAAATTCCACTCGAATCAATGTTGATTGAAACTGATGCACCATTTTTATCTCCTATGCCACATAGAGGAAAAAGGAATGATTCCTCTCATTTACCTTTTGTTTTAGAAAAAATGTTTAACCTACGCACAGAACCCAATGCGGAAGTAGCAGATCGTATTTATCAGAATTCAATAAAATTTACAGAAAGAAAGGCCTATCACCATGCTTGA